One genomic segment of Amycolatopsis sp. Hca4 includes these proteins:
- a CDS encoding MFS transporter, giving the protein MTPPAEPGRTNVRPLAVLVAGAFFMEMFDGTAIVPALPAIAGSFGVSPVDAGSGVTAYLLTATATIPLGGWLADRYGVRKVFCAAIAGFVLASVLCVVALTLWQFVAFRVVQGFAGAMMVPVGRTLVLRIAPKADLMAATAIFTWPGLVAPVLGPPIGGLVTSGASWRWVFLINVPLGLVAFVFALRMVEESPAERRPFDGTGFALGTIAIATLMYGLESTSGGHAQWSLAGGLLVTGLAIGALAVRHARRHPAPLIDLSPLRIATYAACTWQGGLLRLAINMVPFLLPLLFQVVFGMSAAVSGLLVLTVFAGNLLAKTVTTRIMRRFGFRPILVVAGLLSAASLAACALFDPSTPYATIVAVCFLGGVFRSLAFTATNTLAFADVPPATMNAASTLYATSTQLSIGLGVAVAATAVRLAADGSAPTAADFRAGFLAGAVIALAGALLFLRIAPSAGAEVSAGRNPPRPRRAAS; this is encoded by the coding sequence GTGACCCCACCGGCCGAACCCGGCCGCACGAACGTCCGGCCGTTGGCCGTCCTCGTCGCCGGCGCGTTCTTCATGGAGATGTTCGACGGCACCGCCATCGTTCCCGCCCTGCCCGCGATCGCCGGGTCGTTCGGCGTCAGCCCCGTCGACGCCGGTTCGGGCGTCACGGCCTACCTGCTGACGGCCACCGCGACGATCCCGCTCGGCGGGTGGCTGGCCGACCGCTACGGGGTCCGGAAGGTGTTCTGTGCCGCGATCGCCGGCTTCGTCCTCGCCTCGGTGCTCTGCGTGGTGGCGCTGACGTTGTGGCAGTTCGTCGCGTTCCGGGTCGTCCAGGGCTTCGCCGGGGCGATGATGGTGCCGGTGGGCCGCACGCTGGTCCTGCGGATCGCGCCGAAGGCGGATCTGATGGCGGCCACGGCCATCTTCACTTGGCCGGGCCTGGTGGCGCCCGTTCTGGGCCCGCCGATCGGCGGTTTGGTGACCTCCGGTGCGTCTTGGCGCTGGGTCTTCCTGATCAACGTGCCGCTCGGGCTGGTCGCCTTCGTGTTCGCACTGCGCATGGTCGAAGAGTCGCCGGCCGAGCGCCGACCGTTCGACGGCACGGGTTTCGCGCTCGGCACCATCGCGATCGCCACCCTGATGTACGGCCTCGAGTCCACCAGCGGCGGGCACGCCCAGTGGTCCCTCGCCGGCGGGCTGCTCGTGACCGGGCTGGCGATCGGCGCGCTCGCCGTGCGGCACGCTCGCCGCCACCCGGCACCGTTGATCGACCTCTCGCCGCTGCGGATCGCCACCTATGCCGCGTGCACCTGGCAGGGCGGCCTGCTGCGACTGGCGATCAACATGGTGCCGTTCCTGCTGCCCCTGCTGTTCCAGGTCGTCTTCGGGATGAGCGCGGCCGTGTCAGGCCTGCTCGTGCTGACCGTCTTCGCCGGCAATCTTCTGGCGAAGACCGTCACGACACGGATCATGCGGCGTTTCGGGTTCCGTCCGATCCTCGTTGTCGCCGGCCTGCTCTCCGCGGCCTCGCTGGCCGCCTGTGCGTTGTTCGACCCATCGACGCCGTACGCGACGATCGTGGCCGTCTGTTTCCTGGGCGGTGTCTTCCGATCACTGGCCTTCACCGCGACCAACACCCTCGCCTTCGCGGACGTGCCACCGGCGACGATGAACGCGGCAAGCACCTTGTACGCCACCTCCACGCAACTCTCCATCGGTCTGGGCGTCGCCGTGGCCGCGACCGCGGTACGCCTGGCCGCGGACGGCTCGGCCCCGACCGCGGCCGACTTCCGCGCCGGGTTCCTCGCCGGTGCGGTGATCGCGCTGGCCGGCGCGTTGCTCTTCCTCCGTATCGCTCCCTCCGCCGGTGCCGAGGTCAGCGCCGGCCGGAATCCCCCTCGCCCAAGGAGAGCCGCATCATGA
- a CDS encoding D-arabinono-1,4-lactone oxidase, with the protein MIHRTRLEAQAMAVPRTTSAGRRQTPWENWSGTVRGVPERLEIVDGEDEICEIVRDRRNRARGIGVAGAGHSYAGLVSPAGRTLLDLRRHTGIVSIDRARMTVTVKAGTSLRALNRHLAAEGLALPNQCAIDEQTVAGAVATATHGSGPAMGTLSSHLRSVRLVTADGTVRTATDDEPEFDAVRVHLGCLGVVTALTLDVVPAHTLRKTIARTPLKEILRDLDELRTARYGGFWWYPHTSQAVVWRAEPTGEALPPVLSGSRGLPPDFTNNRLRPAVARLVHSLAARVEGRARSSVLRCDEALLGSVPSRLQGFEYGIPVARAAEAITELAETVTRHGLRINAPVDVRFTGADSAWLSPSYQQDTCYVGVTCALPARRVSDTWSRPFSVIDHLLARHDGRPHWGKVHFREPADLAARYPRWRDFVELRRRWDPDGVFLGDHLRAAFR; encoded by the coding sequence GTGATCCACAGAACCCGGCTGGAGGCGCAGGCCATGGCTGTTCCCCGGACCACCTCGGCAGGCCGACGGCAGACCCCGTGGGAGAACTGGAGCGGGACGGTCCGAGGTGTCCCCGAGCGGCTCGAGATCGTCGACGGCGAGGATGAGATCTGCGAGATCGTGCGCGACCGTCGAAACCGAGCCCGGGGGATCGGTGTCGCCGGAGCCGGGCATTCCTACGCCGGTCTGGTCTCGCCTGCCGGTCGTACCCTGCTCGATCTGAGGCGCCACACGGGAATCGTCTCCATCGACCGGGCACGGATGACGGTCACCGTGAAAGCCGGGACCTCGCTGCGGGCGCTGAACCGGCACCTGGCGGCCGAAGGGCTCGCGCTGCCGAACCAGTGCGCGATCGACGAACAGACCGTCGCGGGCGCGGTCGCCACCGCGACCCACGGCAGCGGCCCCGCGATGGGGACCCTCTCCAGCCACCTCCGGTCCGTCCGGCTGGTGACGGCGGACGGCACCGTCCGCACCGCAACGGACGACGAACCCGAGTTCGACGCCGTTCGCGTGCATCTCGGCTGTCTTGGCGTGGTCACCGCGCTGACCCTCGACGTCGTCCCCGCGCACACCCTGCGCAAGACGATCGCCCGCACACCGCTGAAGGAGATCCTGAGGGATCTGGACGAACTGCGCACGGCCCGGTACGGCGGGTTCTGGTGGTACCCGCACACTTCGCAGGCGGTGGTCTGGCGGGCCGAGCCGACCGGTGAGGCCCTGCCCCCGGTCCTTTCCGGTTCCCGCGGGCTGCCCCCGGACTTCACCAACAACCGGCTCCGTCCGGCCGTGGCCAGACTGGTCCACTCCTTGGCCGCCCGCGTCGAAGGCCGAGCCCGGTCCAGCGTCCTGCGTTGCGACGAGGCCCTGCTCGGTTCGGTGCCTTCCCGTCTGCAAGGGTTCGAGTACGGGATTCCGGTGGCCCGGGCCGCGGAAGCCATCACCGAACTCGCCGAGACCGTGACCCGGCACGGACTGAGGATCAACGCGCCGGTGGACGTCCGGTTCACCGGCGCCGACAGCGCGTGGCTGAGTCCGAGCTACCAGCAGGACACCTGCTACGTCGGGGTGACGTGCGCCTTGCCTGCCCGCCGGGTGTCCGACACCTGGTCCCGGCCGTTCTCCGTCATCGACCACCTGCTGGCGCGCCACGACGGACGACCGCACTGGGGGAAGGTACATTTCCGCGAACCCGCCGACCTGGCCGCACGATACCCGCGCTGGCGCGACTTCGTCGAACTCCGCCGGCGCTGGGATCCGGACGGTGTGTTCCTCGGCGACCACCTCCGGGCTGCTTTCCGGTGA
- a CDS encoding NAD-dependent epimerase/dehydratase family protein yields MVVSPAGHRERLSRPGFQARPYSPQDRGKLMRQAFWDDKRVLVTGGCSFIGSHLVEHLIDAGATVRVVDDLSSGKLSNLDDAPAGWEFVHADLRDPQVAAAAMDGIEVVFHLAAVHGGRGFIDLHQTACSTNFVLDGVVSQAAMVAGVDNFVYASSGCVYPVELQGDVTAEVRLTEPQVGPPYEADGLYGWAKLMMELRLAAMHAEAGFPSVSCRLFTVYGERCPESHALTAMVGRAFLRQAPFEIWGDGTQMRNWTYVTDIVRGLVLAAEHVRDGSAINLGTEEGIQVREAAQLILDITGLDSPIKPLPDMPTGPYNRVASAAVARERLGWVPEMPFHTGLKRLANWYFETRSKDSMSSSDFADKLITR; encoded by the coding sequence GTGGTGGTCTCTCCGGCAGGCCACCGGGAACGCCTATCTCGACCAGGTTTTCAAGCTCGCCCGTACTCACCTCAAGATCGGGGAAAGCTGATGCGACAGGCCTTTTGGGACGACAAGAGGGTTTTGGTCACCGGTGGTTGTTCCTTCATCGGCTCCCACCTGGTGGAGCACCTGATCGACGCCGGCGCGACGGTACGGGTCGTGGACGACCTCAGCTCGGGCAAGCTGTCCAATCTGGACGACGCGCCCGCGGGCTGGGAGTTCGTTCACGCGGATCTGCGTGATCCGCAGGTCGCGGCCGCGGCGATGGACGGTATCGAGGTCGTCTTCCACCTCGCCGCGGTCCACGGTGGGCGTGGCTTCATCGACCTGCATCAAACTGCCTGCTCCACCAACTTCGTGCTGGACGGAGTCGTCTCGCAGGCCGCGATGGTGGCCGGCGTGGACAACTTCGTCTACGCGTCATCCGGCTGTGTCTATCCGGTCGAGCTTCAGGGCGACGTCACCGCGGAGGTGCGGCTCACCGAGCCGCAGGTCGGCCCGCCGTACGAAGCCGACGGTTTGTACGGCTGGGCCAAGCTCATGATGGAACTGCGGCTCGCGGCGATGCACGCCGAAGCCGGGTTCCCCTCCGTTTCCTGCCGGCTGTTCACGGTCTACGGGGAACGCTGTCCGGAAAGCCACGCCCTGACCGCGATGGTCGGCCGTGCCTTCCTGCGGCAGGCGCCGTTCGAAATCTGGGGCGACGGCACGCAGATGCGAAACTGGACCTACGTCACCGACATCGTCCGCGGACTGGTGCTGGCCGCCGAGCACGTCCGTGACGGCAGCGCGATCAACCTCGGCACCGAGGAGGGCATCCAGGTCCGCGAGGCGGCACAGCTCATCCTCGACATCACCGGCCTCGACTCGCCGATCAAACCACTTCCCGACATGCCCACCGGGCCGTACAACCGGGTCGCATCCGCCGCCGTGGCGCGGGAGAGGCTCGGCTGGGTGCCGGAGATGCCGTTCCACACCGGGTTGAAGCGACTCGCGAACTGGTACTTCGAGACGCGGTCCAAGGATTCGATGTCCTCGTCGGACTTCGCCGACAAGCTGATCACGAGGTGA
- a CDS encoding NUDIX domain-containing protein produces the protein MDSATTTPSPTRSLSPAPSASTEGPGSERITLDWRLGNVPVTGEWIPAESYRDIVEWMPLVCVDTLVVRGGFALLTRRRQEPQAGSLWLQGGRLRKGETLESGALRTAEQECGLRLTLSVPLGTFSTVFDASAHGGATTHTVNTTFLAHARAGDDPRIDAAHDDFTWWSLRQATGNAYLDQVFKLARTHLKIGES, from the coding sequence GTGGACAGCGCGACGACAACCCCTTCACCGACTCGATCGCTGTCACCAGCCCCATCCGCATCGACGGAGGGGCCGGGCTCGGAGCGGATCACCCTTGACTGGCGACTGGGAAACGTCCCTGTCACCGGCGAGTGGATTCCGGCCGAGTCCTACCGCGACATTGTGGAATGGATGCCGCTGGTCTGTGTCGACACCCTCGTCGTCCGGGGCGGCTTTGCCCTGCTGACCCGGCGTCGCCAGGAGCCGCAGGCCGGTTCGCTGTGGCTGCAGGGCGGACGACTGCGGAAGGGCGAGACCCTGGAGAGCGGGGCGCTGCGGACGGCGGAGCAGGAATGCGGTCTGCGGTTGACGTTGTCCGTACCGCTGGGCACCTTTTCCACCGTGTTCGACGCTTCCGCCCACGGTGGCGCGACGACGCACACGGTCAACACGACCTTCCTCGCCCACGCACGGGCAGGCGACGACCCCAGGATCGATGCCGCGCACGACGACTTCACGTGGTGGTCTCTCCGGCAGGCCACCGGGAACGCCTATCTCGACCAGGTTTTCAAGCTCGCCCGTACTCACCTCAAGATCGGGGAAAGCTGA
- a CDS encoding ATP-binding protein has translation MDPEVPVGTGYRSRRTGTPEQRAVTPCLATAAERSCPCLRDLPVSALYSVRAWARSCLDGLGRTHLDDVLMVVTELVTNACEHAGGPVHLRLRRSDHPCLVSFEVGDVAATTAQPAAGHSQPSDLRGRGLVLVDALSSDWGVRYPPSSTGKTVWTNLSCKGRDRIPCQADTASGYTV, from the coding sequence GTGGATCCGGAGGTTCCGGTCGGTACGGGTTACCGATCTCGCCGGACGGGTACACCGGAGCAACGAGCGGTCACTCCTTGCCTGGCGACCGCCGCAGAAAGGTCGTGCCCGTGCCTGCGCGACCTGCCGGTCAGCGCCCTGTATTCGGTCAGAGCGTGGGCCCGTTCTTGTCTGGATGGCCTCGGCAGGACCCATCTCGACGACGTGCTGATGGTGGTCACCGAGCTGGTCACCAACGCCTGCGAACACGCCGGCGGCCCGGTGCACCTGCGGCTGCGACGCAGCGACCACCCGTGCCTGGTGTCCTTCGAAGTCGGCGACGTCGCCGCCACCACCGCGCAGCCCGCAGCCGGTCATTCCCAGCCGTCTGACCTGCGCGGCCGCGGGCTCGTCCTGGTCGACGCGCTCAGCAGTGACTGGGGAGTCCGCTACCCACCGTCCTCGACCGGAAAGACCGTCTGGACCAACTTGTCCTGCAAGGGCCGGGACCGTATCCCTTGCCAGGCCGACACGGCGTCCGGCTACACCGTGTAG
- a CDS encoding recombinase family protein produces MLAQWVSRKNQIGAASTDVQVNGLRFAFYGRTSTTRHQDRVSSQGWQRGMADELVAGHGQVVAAYFDAGTSRRLPWRQRPQAARLMAAASSPESAIDAIVVGEYERAFTGSQFATLYTWCTRHGIQLWLPETSGPVDLANRDHRTLLALLATQSQREVLRARHRVLAAMHNQASQQGRYLGGRPPYGYQLVDAGPHPNPADARWGRRLQRLAPDPRAAPHVAWMFRQRLAGHSVASIARHLNERGVPCPSSADPDRNRHRTRGAWTLRTVAVILANPRYTGRQIWNRRATETSGPASMPAVSAKAVHPALVTEQDFISAQQIRAARPTSGSQTHRFALAGLIHCGVCDRRLDSHWNHGRPTYRCRHGHTSTNARASRGRRRSTSARTISSTRSASASKMKATTATPRRRLTDQDADVWRRRCATQERSLSTTAPDGGSRRSIQAKL; encoded by the coding sequence TTGCTCGCGCAGTGGGTGAGCAGAAAGAACCAGATCGGGGCTGCATCCACAGACGTTCAGGTCAACGGCCTACGGTTCGCCTTCTACGGCCGCACGTCGACCACTCGACACCAAGATCGTGTGTCGTCACAGGGCTGGCAACGCGGCATGGCCGATGAACTGGTCGCAGGCCACGGCCAGGTCGTCGCCGCCTACTTCGACGCCGGCACCTCACGCCGCCTTCCGTGGCGGCAACGACCCCAAGCTGCCCGGCTCATGGCCGCGGCCTCGAGCCCAGAATCCGCGATCGATGCGATCGTCGTTGGCGAATACGAGCGCGCTTTCACCGGCTCCCAGTTCGCCACCCTGTACACCTGGTGCACCCGGCACGGCATCCAGCTGTGGCTGCCCGAAACAAGCGGTCCCGTCGATCTCGCCAATCGCGATCACCGCACACTGCTGGCACTGCTGGCCACTCAGTCACAGCGCGAAGTGCTCCGTGCCCGGCACCGAGTGCTGGCGGCGATGCACAATCAGGCCTCCCAGCAAGGCCGCTACCTCGGCGGACGGCCGCCCTACGGCTATCAACTCGTCGACGCCGGACCCCACCCCAACCCCGCTGACGCCCGCTGGGGCCGACGGCTGCAACGCCTGGCTCCCGACCCGCGAGCTGCGCCGCATGTGGCGTGGATGTTCCGGCAACGTCTGGCCGGGCACAGTGTTGCGAGCATCGCCCGGCACCTCAACGAACGCGGCGTACCGTGCCCGTCCAGCGCCGACCCGGACCGCAATCGCCATCGAACCCGAGGCGCCTGGACGCTCCGCACTGTCGCCGTCATCCTGGCGAACCCGCGCTACACCGGACGGCAGATCTGGAATCGCCGCGCCACCGAAACCAGCGGCCCAGCGTCAATGCCGGCGGTCTCGGCGAAGGCTGTGCATCCGGCACTCGTCACCGAACAGGACTTCATTTCCGCACAGCAGATCCGAGCGGCCCGACCAACCAGCGGAAGTCAAACTCATCGGTTCGCTCTCGCAGGCTTGATCCACTGCGGTGTCTGCGACAGACGGCTGGACTCGCACTGGAACCATGGACGCCCGACCTACCGCTGCCGCCACGGCCACACCAGCACCAACGCGCGGGCCAGCCGCGGCCGAAGACGCTCCACATCCGCGAGGACCATCTCGTCGACCAGATCAGCATCCGCCTCGAAGATGAAGGCAACGACTGCCACGCCACGCCGACGCTTGACCGACCAGGACGCAGACGTGTGGCGTCGGCGCTGCGCGACTCAGGAAAGATCATTGTCTACGACGGCGCCGGATGGCGGCTCAAGGAGATCGATTCAAGCTAAACTATGA
- a CDS encoding serine/threonine-protein kinase, translated as MTSELRLGGVNEVAELLGVSRQRVAKLRVRADFPEPIGNVSGRAVWDLGAVSAWNASGSRQAPGRPTGESRARLLGGRFLLEEKIDGGGYADVFRAIDRKQTDSVPQPVAVKILRELDDKTLRRMERELRLLSGIEHQNVMTILGSGDTEDGEYFYVMPLARGSLVQYAEEFEGLDNRSRLLDLMKQICAGLEHIHQQGVLHRDLKPGNILRFEPDRWVLADFGLAVEVARETTTLTATFDGFGTPWYTAPEQWAGGARDVTEQADIFSLGRILQELYTGGRGVSVPAGDLRRVILRATAERPEERHRDVNEFLTDLERAVTSQSNARWEPLEETAERHLQRLRFDNTSAEDLDEFLDWALTLDPEDSEEGEALTDTLPALDYSSIVTLWTSRPMDLRDVFRAHSARVGSSQTFDFGYCDILADFARRMIAATRDSEILQYAIASLVQLGHNHNRWHVKDVVTGLLQSLRGQNAIQAAIDGLHDTDTEALAWTINDFSLRSLAPALRSAIRNLL; from the coding sequence GTGACGAGCGAGCTGAGGCTGGGCGGGGTCAACGAGGTGGCCGAACTGTTGGGGGTGAGCCGGCAGCGGGTGGCGAAGTTGCGGGTGCGGGCCGACTTCCCCGAGCCGATAGGAAATGTCTCAGGGCGCGCGGTCTGGGACCTGGGTGCCGTGAGCGCCTGGAATGCTTCCGGCTCCCGACAAGCCCCTGGCCGGCCGACGGGCGAGAGCCGCGCAAGGTTACTGGGCGGCCGCTTCCTCCTGGAAGAGAAGATCGATGGCGGAGGTTACGCCGACGTGTTCCGCGCGATCGACCGCAAGCAGACCGACTCCGTACCACAACCGGTCGCGGTTAAGATCCTTCGCGAACTGGACGACAAGACGCTCCGCCGCATGGAACGCGAACTGCGTTTGCTTTCGGGTATAGAACACCAGAACGTCATGACGATCTTGGGCAGCGGCGACACCGAGGACGGCGAGTACTTCTACGTGATGCCGCTGGCCCGCGGCAGTCTGGTGCAATACGCCGAAGAGTTCGAAGGCCTGGACAACCGCAGTCGTCTGCTGGATCTGATGAAACAGATCTGCGCCGGGCTCGAGCACATTCACCAGCAAGGTGTCCTGCACCGCGACCTCAAACCCGGCAACATCCTGCGCTTCGAGCCCGATCGATGGGTTCTCGCCGACTTCGGCCTCGCCGTCGAGGTCGCACGCGAGACCACCACCCTCACCGCGACCTTCGACGGGTTCGGAACACCCTGGTATACAGCTCCGGAGCAGTGGGCTGGTGGCGCCCGCGATGTCACCGAGCAGGCCGACATTTTCAGCCTCGGCCGAATTCTGCAAGAGCTTTACACCGGCGGACGAGGGGTCAGTGTTCCTGCTGGCGATCTCCGGCGAGTGATCTTGCGGGCCACCGCTGAGCGGCCAGAGGAGCGACACCGGGACGTGAATGAGTTCCTGACTGATCTTGAACGCGCTGTCACGTCGCAAAGCAACGCCAGGTGGGAGCCTCTTGAGGAGACCGCGGAACGCCACTTGCAGAGGTTGCGATTCGACAACACGTCCGCCGAGGACCTCGACGAGTTCCTCGACTGGGCACTCACGCTGGACCCGGAAGACAGCGAGGAAGGCGAGGCTCTCACCGACACTCTGCCCGCACTTGACTACAGCTCGATCGTGACGCTGTGGACTAGCCGCCCCATGGACCTACGTGACGTTTTCCGCGCTCACAGCGCTCGCGTCGGAAGTAGCCAGACCTTCGACTTCGGCTATTGCGATATCTTGGCTGACTTCGCGCGCAGGATGATCGCCGCGACGCGTGACAGTGAAATCCTCCAGTACGCCATCGCATCCCTCGTCCAACTCGGTCACAACCACAATCGTTGGCACGTAAAAGATGTCGTGACCGGACTCCTGCAGTCGCTGCGTGGGCAAAACGCCATCCAGGCGGCCATCGACGGTCTGCACGACACGGATACCGAAGCGCTTGCTTGGACGATCAACGACTTCTCGCTACGCTCGCTGGCCCCAGCATTGCGAAGCGCCATCCGCAATCTCCTCTGA
- a CDS encoding helix-turn-helix transcriptional regulator, producing MTPANPGRCQTAVARSWVRGTRDGLGRGSPRGARVGTRQLFDTGEWSPMPAHRPVRSPQGESSSASAAAESPVPEDLLTVDEVCAALRVTRSTFNDWRAKRCAPPCVQLPNRQLRFRRSALERWLAAREEASA from the coding sequence ATGACACCGGCCAATCCAGGCAGATGCCAGACCGCGGTAGCCCGTTCATGGGTTCGCGGGACGAGGGACGGACTCGGACGGGGCTCGCCGCGCGGAGCGCGGGTTGGAACGAGACAGCTCTTCGACACAGGGGAGTGGTCTCCGATGCCAGCCCACCGACCCGTACGTTCGCCACAGGGTGAATCCTCGAGTGCGTCTGCCGCCGCCGAGTCACCTGTTCCTGAGGATCTCCTGACCGTCGACGAGGTGTGCGCCGCACTGCGCGTTACCCGTTCGACGTTCAACGACTGGCGTGCGAAGCGGTGCGCGCCGCCCTGCGTGCAGCTGCCCAACCGGCAGTTGCGGTTCCGGCGATCCGCGCTGGAGCGGTGGCTGGCGGCGCGCGAGGAGGCCTCCGCGTGA